From the genome of Monomorium pharaonis isolate MP-MQ-018 chromosome 2, ASM1337386v2, whole genome shotgun sequence, one region includes:
- the LOC105839251 gene encoding ras-related protein Rab-35, with protein MAREYDHLFKLLIIGDSGVGKSSLLLRFADNTFNGSYITTIGVDFKIQTVEVDGERVKLQIWDTAGQERFRTITSTYYRGTHGVIVVYDVTSGDTFANVKRWLHEIEQNCDVVNRVLVGNKNDAPNQKVVLTEDAQRFANQMGIQLFETSAKDNINVEEMFMAITRQVLRTKKERKERQAIQTNEIVNLRKNTKQHRKKCC; from the exons GTGTAGGTAAGAGCTCACTGCTTCTGAGATTTGCTGACAATACCTTCAATGGCAGTTACATAACTACAATAGGAGTGGACTTTAAGATACAGACTGTGGAGGTAGATGGTGAGCGAGTAAAGCTGCAAATTTGGGATACCGCTGGACAAGAACGTTTCCGGACAATAACTTCAACTTACTACAGGGGAACACATGGCGTTATAGTTGTGTACGATGTGACCAGCGGTGATACATTCGCGAACGTTAAACGGTGGTTGCACGAAATCGAACAGAATTGTGATGTGGTTAACAGGGTACTTgtaggaaataaaaatgatgcgCCTAATCAGAAGGTGGTATTAACAGAAGATGCACAGAGATTTGCCAATCAAATGGGAATCCAGTTATTTGAGACTTCTGCCAAGGACAACATCAATGTTGAGGAG ATGTTTATGGCGATAACGCGGCAAGTGTTGCGGACCAAAAAAGAGCGTAAGGAACGGCAAGCCATACAGACTAATGAGATAGTCAACTTGAGGAAAAACACAAAACAGCACaggaaaaaatgttgttag